CCACCACCAGCGGCGGCGAGGCGCCGTCGTGGCGCAGCACGACCGGCGCCGCGGGCAACCTGCCCTCGCAGGACGGGCACAGGGCCGCGGGGTCGCACCAGCGGATCCCCGCGCGCCGTCGGACCGCGGCGGGGACGTCGCCCACCGCGAGCCCGCAGAGCGCGCAGCGCGACGGCCAGAGAGCCTCGAGGATCGCCCGCGCGCCGACGCCGGGCAGGTCGGCCGGCGCGATCACCGCGGCAGTTCCAGCGCGGTGGCCATCGCAGCGCGGTCGGGCGCCCGCCCGAACCACCAGGCGAACGCCAGCGCGCCCTGCTCGAGCAGCACGCGACGCCCGTCCAGCCGCCGCGCGATGTCGATCCCCGCGCCGGCGGCGGCGGCCACCGCGTCCGGTTCCGGGCCGCCCCGACCGTAGTTGAGTGCGAGCCACAGCCCGAGCGGCACGTCGGGCGGCGGGGTCAGGACGGCGGCGAGATCGGCGCCGGGCGGCGTCGCGTCCACCACGACCGCCCCGGGATGAAGGCCCAGCGCGGACAGCGGACGGCCCGGCGGCGGCACCTCGATCCGGGCGGCCGCGGACGCCGCCAGCGTCCCGCACCAGCGGCGCAGACCGGCGGCGGTCCTCGCCGAGCGCGTCATGAGCCGCACCCGTCGGGCGCCGGCCCGCAGGCAGGCCAGAGCCGCCGCCCTGCCCGCCCCCCCGGCGCCGACGACGACCGCGTCACGGACCGGGAAGTCGAGACCGGCCAGCAAGGCCGCGATGCCGCCGAGGTCGGTGTTGTGCCCTTCCCAGCCGCCGGCGCGCCGGCGCACGGTGTTCACGGCGGCGACGGCGGCGGCGTCGGCGGTCAGCCGCGCGCACAGCGCCGCCGCCGCCGCCTTGTGCGGCGTCGTCACGTTCCAGCCCCGCAGGCCGAGGTCGCGATCCCGTTCGAAAAGCGCGGCCAGCTCGCGCGGGCCGGCTTCGACGGCCAGGTAGTCGAAGGCGAGGCCGGCGGCCCGCAGCGCCGCCCCCTGGAAGCGGGGCGAGAGGGAATGCCCGACCGGATCACCCACCACCGCGTAGAAGGGCCGCGGCGGCGTCCAGGGACGGCCGTCGCGACGCCACGACGCGCCGTCGGGCGCGAGCCGCAGGATCCCGCCCTCAGTCCCGTCCACGACGCCCGCTCCGACTCACATGGATCAGCAGCGCCAGGCCCGCCATCGCCAGCGCGGCGCTGATGGCCTGGCTCACGGTCACCCCGGCGACGACGGCGCCGGGCTCGTAGGCGCGCAGGAGGTCCTCAAGCGCGCGCGCGATCCCGTACAGCAGCAGGAAGCGGGCGAACACGACGCCGTCGCGGAAGGGGCGGCGGTCGCCGAGCACCAGCAGGCCCCAGACGAGGAACCCGGCCGCCGAGGCGTACAGCTGCGTGGGGTGCAGCGGCGCGCCGTGCGAGACGGCGCCGGCCTCGCAGGTCGGCGGGAAGACGACGCCCAGCGCCGAGTCCGTGGCCCGCCCGTAGCAGCAGCCGTTCAGGAAGCAGCCGATGCGCGTCAGGCCGATGCCCAGGACGACCTGGGGGGCCAGGGCGTCCGCGACCCGCAGGAACGGCAGCCGGCGGCGACGGCAGCTCCACAGGACTGCGGCGGTCGCCAACAGGATGCCGCCGTAGAGGGTCAGGCCGCCTTCCCAGATGAAGAACACGCGGTACCAGGGGCGGAAGTCGCCGAGATGGGTCAGGACGAAGAACAGCCGCACGCCCACCAGCGACGAGATCATCACCGTGAAGCACAGGTCCATGATCGTGTCGCGGTCGAAGCCGCGCGCCTGCCCGCGCCGCACGCTCAGCCAGATGCCGACCAGGAAGCTGAGCGCCAGCAGCAGGCCGTAGCTCTTGACGATGCCGAACAGTTGCGGGTGCATGCGTACCGTCCTCTAGGTTTCGAAGCTGCGGGAACCGACGTTGGTCAGCAGGCCCAGCATGATCGCCGACGTCAGCATGTTCGAGCCCCCGTAGCTCATCACCGGCAGGGGCAGGCCCGTGACCGGCATCAGGCCCGTGGTGATGCAGATGTTGACCGCGACGTGGAAGGTGAAGTAGGTGACCACGCCGACCGCCAGCAGCGAGGAGAAGGGCCGCCGCGCCTCCAGGGCGATCTGCAGGCCCCGCAGGATGATCACGAGGTACAGCCCCACCAGCAGCATCGCGCCGATGAAGCCCAACTCCTCGCCCACCACCGAGAAGATGAAGTCGGTGTGCCGCTCCGGCAGGAAGGCCAGGCCCTTCTGCGTGCCCTGCAGGTAGGACGTCCCGAACAGGCCGCCCGAGCCGATGGCCACCTTCGACTGGATCGCCTGGTAGCCGGAGCCGAACTGGTCCCGCGCCGGGTCGAAGAAGGTGAGGATGCGCTCCTGCTGGTAGGTGTGCAGTCCTTCCCAGAAGAACGTCGTGACCAGGCCGGTGACGATGTTGGCCGCCATCAGCCCCAGGTTCTCCAGGAGCCGGAAGCGGGCCCTGGTCAGGGCCGCCAGCAGCACGAGCAGGTAGAGGCCCCACGGCCACGGCGAGCCCGCCACCGTCTCGGCGTAGAAGCTGAACACGGCGCTGAGCAGCGGCGAGGCCAGGCTCAGCAGCAGGACCCAGGACAGGCCGTACCAGAACACCGCCACGATCCAGATCGCGGCGAACACGAGGCTGGTGCCCAGGTCGGGCTCGCGCATGACCAGCAGCAGCGGCAGCCCCGTCAGCAGCAGGGACAACAACACCGGCACCAGGCGTTTCTCCTGGGCGTGGAAGGCGGCCAGCAGGCGCGCCAGGATCAGGATGACGGCGATCTTCGCCGGCTCCGACGGCTGCAGACGCATGGGCCCCAGGTCGAACCAGCGACGGGCCCCCTGGACCACGGGCGCCGCCACCAGCACGATCGCCAGCAGCAACACGCAGAGCAGGTAGAAGACGGGCGTCCCCTGCTCGATCCAGGGCAGCGGCAGGTTGCGCACCGTCAGCAGCACGCTCCAGCCGATGACCACCCAGACCACCTGCCGCCAGAAGATCGACTTCGGCACGCCGGGGTCCATGATTTCGTAGGGGCCGTGGATGCCCTCGGTCACGCTCCAGAGCGTGGCCAAGCTGAACAGGCAGAGGCCCGCGTAGGCCGCGGGGATGACCCAGGCGCCCTCGCCGGGATTGCGGGGCCACGTGAGCTTCACGGCGCAACCACCTCCGGGGACTCCTTTTGCGCGAAGTAGGCGTTCAGCCAGCGGCCGGCCACCGGCGCGGCGACGGCACCGCCGTGCCCGCCGTTCTCCAGGATGACCACCACCGCGACCTCCGGCAGGATCGCCGGCGCGAAGCAGACGAACCAGGCGTGGTCCTCGCCGTGGGGGTTCTCGGCCGTGCCGGTCTTGCCCGCGACCTCGATCGACCGGACGCGGGCGCGCGTGCCGGTCCCCACGTCCACCACCTGCCGCATCGTGCGGCGGACCCAGTCCAGGTGCGCCGCGCCGATCGGCAACGCGCGCAGCCCGGGCGACGACGTCGGCGCGGGATCCCGCACGAAGACCGGGCGCAGGTCGGCCAGGCCGGTCGCGACGCGGCCCGTCAGCACGGCCATCTGCAGGGGCGTGACCAGCAGCTCGCCCTGCCCGATGGCGTTGTTCAGCATCACGCCGCGCGACCAGCCGCGCGACCCGAATTTCTTGTCGTACCACGCCGTGTCGGGGACGTTCCCGGAGGCTTCGCCCCGGAAGGGGCTGCCGGTCGAAGCGCCGAGGCCCAGCATGCGGGCGGTGACGGCCAGCTGGTCGATGTTCAGGCGCAGGCCGAGCTGGTAGTAGAAGACGTCGCAGGAGTGGATCAGGGCCGAAGTGTGGTCGACCCCGCCGTGACCCTCGCGCTTCCAGCAGCGGAACGAGCGGTTGCCGAACTGGTAGGAACCGCCGCAGGGCGCGAACGACGTCGCGGGGTTGGCCACCCCGTTCTGCAGGGCCGTCAGCGAGGTGACGATCTTGTAGGGGGAGCCGGGCGGGTACGTCGCCTGCGTCAGCCGGTTCAGGAAGGGGTGGCCCGGGTCGGACTGCAGGGCCTGCCAGTCCTTGGTCGAGATGCGGGCGGTGAACACGTTCGGGTCGTAGCTGGGCGCGCTGACCGCCGCCAGCACCTCCCCGCTCGGCAGCGCCAGCACCACGGCGCAGCCGCGGTTCTCCCCCATGGCCGCGCCGAGCGTGTCCTGGAGCGCCTGGGAGAGCGTCAGCACGACATCCTCGCCGGAGCGCACCGGCCGCAGCTCCACCTCGCGGCGGCCGACGACGCGCCCCACCGCGTTGACCTCCTGCAGCGTGTAGCCGGCCTGGCCGCGCAGGCGCTCCTCGTACACGGCCTCGATCCCGTCGCGGCCGATCCAGTCGCCGGGCTTGTAGCCGTCGGGGTCGTCCTCCTCGCCGATCTCGCCCGGCAGGGTCTCGCCCACGTAGCCGATGACGTGCCCGAACAGGGGACCGTCGAGGTACCGCCGCCGCGACCGCGTCTCCACCTTGACCCCGGGCAGCTCGCGCCCGCGCTCCTCGATGACGGCGATCTGCGGCATGGCCGCGTTGGCGACCAGCGTCAGGCGGGGCCGGCCGGCGGCCTGCTCGCCGGCGAGGCGGTCGAGCGTCTCGTAACGCGGCAGGCGGAGCCAGGTCAGCAGCTTGTCCAGCGTCGAGTCGGGCCCGGCCTGGCCCAGGCAGCGGTTGGGGACGGTGATGTCGGCGATGTAGACGTTGTCGGCGAGCAGGCGGCCGTCGCGGTCGAGGATCCGGCCGCGGGGCGCCAGGATGCGCTGGCGCAGCTGGCGGTTCTCCAGGGACTGGCTCTCGTACTCGTCGTGCTTGACGACCTGCATGACCAGCAGGTTGACGACGATCACGCCGAACAACAGCAGGATCGCGGCGCGGAGGATGCGGGCCTGGAGGGCGCGCGTGTGCGGCATCATGCCTCCCGGTCCGCGGGTTCAGTCGTCCCGGTTGAGCAGACCCAGCAGGTCCGCCGCCCGGATCAGGGGGATCGCGACCAGGCCGGTGTACAGGGCCGAGGGCAGCGCCGCGGTGAACAGCGGCTCGAGGAAGGCGCCGCGCCCCGTCCAGCTCAGCACCAGCAGGTGCAGGGCGTCGTGCCCCAGGGCGAGGATCGCCACGGTGGTGCCCTCGACCGCCGGGATGCCGAAGTTGAAGCGGGCCCGGGCGCGGCCGGCGGCGAACCCGGCGAGGGACTTGGACAGCGAACTCAGGCCGAGCCGGTCCGGCGAGGCGGTGTCGATCACCAGGCCCAGCACGAACCCGCCCACCGTCCCGGCGAAGGCGCCCTCGGCCAGGGCCAGGATCGCCACGGCGATCAGCGAGAAATCCGGACCGATGTGCCCGAAGGTCAGCAGGGGCGCCAGCAGCGTGTCCCCCAGCAGGGCCAGCAATCCCAGCAGGGACGTGGTGCGCAGGAAGCGGTTCACGGCCGCACCCCCGCCGCCGCGGCATCGGAGAACGCAGAGTCGGGGGACGCCGTGCCCGCCGCAGCGGAGTCGGGCCTCGCGCCGACGGTGGTCAGCCAGTCGCCACGGCCGACGACGGCGAAGACCACGTCCAGCCGGCTGAACGACGCCAGCGACTTGACGCGGATCTCCTTGAACAGCTGTTCGGGCGGCGACTCGACGGCGACGACCACGCCGACGGGCAGGCCGCGCGGCAGCGCGTCCTGCGGCACCGCCGCCTCGCCCTGCAGCAGCCCGACGTCCGAGGTGACCACCCGGTCGCCGATCTCGACATCCTCGTCGCGCCCCACCAGCGCCAGGTCGAACTCGTCGCCTTCCCGCGGGTGCAGGATGCCCGGCAGCCCCGTGCGGACCAGCTGGCAGCTGACGCCGACGCCCGGGGAATTCAGCAGCTCGACCCAGGCCGCGCTGGGGCCGGCCGGCGTGTGGACGCGGCCGACGAGGCCGTCGACGGTGATCACGGGCTGGTAGCGCTCCCAGGCGACCGCCTCGACGGACCGCACCAGGATCAACGACGCCGAGGCGGCGACGCGACGGCGCTGCACCTCGCAGGGCACGAGGTCGGCGGGCGCGGCGTCGAGCAGCCCGAGCGCCTGCCGCAGCTCGTCCCGCTCGCGGCGCAGACGCTCGGCGGCTTCGCGGTCGACGCTCAGGGCCGCCACCTCGGCGCGCAGCGACGCGTTGTCGCGGCGCACCCGGCCGACGTCGGCGACGAAGGCCGCGAAGCGGTCGTAGGGGCCGGTCAGCACGGTGCCCAGCACGCCGGCGACGCGGATCCGGTCGGCCGACGGCAGCGCGAGCAGGCCGATCGAGAGCGCGGCGCAGACGGCCACGGCCAGGTTTTCGTTGCGGCGGGTGTGGGTTGCCAGGTTGAGGCCCATCGACCGTTCCCGCTCAGTCCCGCGTGCTCTTCATCACGACCGCGCGGTAGCGCTCGAAGTCGTCGAGGATCTTGCCGGTGCCCAGCACCACGCAGTAGAGGGGGTCGTCCATCAGGTTGATCGGCAGGTCGGTGTGCTCGCGCAGCAGGTCGGGCAGGCCGCGCAGCATCGCGCCGCCGCCGGTCATGACGATGCCGCGGTCCTTGATGTCGGCCGCCAGCTCGGGCGGCGTCTGCTCGAGCGCGTGCTTCAGCGCATCGACGATGGCCTGGATCGGCTCCTGCAGCGCTTCGCGGATCTCGAGCGTGGAGACCTTCTGGATCTTGGGGATGCCGGTGACCTGGTCGAGCCCCTTGACCTCCATCTCCTCCTCCTGGCGGAGCTTGAAGGCGGAGCCGACGGTCTTCTTGATGTGCTCGGCGGTCTGGTCGCCGATGAGCAGGTTGTGGTTCTTCTTGATGTAGGTGACGATCGCCTCGTCCATCTCGTCGCCGCCCACGCGGATCGAGGTGTCGCAGACGATGCCGTTGAGCGCGATGACGGCGATCTCGGTGGTGCCGCCGCCGATGTCGATGATCATGTTGCCGCTGGGCTGCTCGACCGGCAGGCCGACGCCGATGGCGGCGGCGATGGGCTCGGCCACCAGGAAGACCTCGCGGGCGCCGGCGTGCTTGGCCGAGTCGCGCACGGCGCGCTTCTCCACCTCGGTGATGCCCGAGGGCACGCAGATCACGATGCGCGGCGCGATGAAGTGGCGCTTCTTCTGCGCCTGGCGGATGAACTCGCGCAGCATGTACTCGGTGACCTCGAAGTCGGCGATGACGCCGTCCTTCAGGGGCCGGATGGCCTGGATGTTGTCCGGGGTCTTGCCGAGCATGGCCTTGGCCTCGCTGCCCACCGCGTAGACCTTGCCCGTGGACTTCTCCAGCGCCACCACCGAGGGCTGGTTCAGCACGATGCCCTTGCCCTTGATGTAGACCAGGGTGTTCGCCGTGCCCAGGTCGATGGCGATGTCGTTGTTCAGAAAGTTGCCCCAATTCCCGAACATGGCGTTCATCTCCTCCGCGCCGCCGGCGGCGGCGCGTTGTGCCGGTCTTCGGCCGGCCACCCGTGCTCGCGGAGGCTGGTGTGCTCCCCGCGACCCATCACGATGTGGTCCAGCAGTTCGATCCCCAGCAGCCGGCCGCAGGCGGCCAGCCGCGACGTCAGTTCCAGGTCGTCGCGGCTCGGCTCGGCGCAGCCCGACGGGTGGTTGTGCGCGACGATCAGCGCCGCGGCGCCCCGCTCGACGGCGCCGCGGAAGACCTCCCGCGGGTGCACCAGCGAAGCGTCGAGGCAGCCCACGGACACCGTCTCGACCCGCGTCACGCGGTGGCGCGCGTCCAGGTGCAGCGCCAGGAAGTGCTCGCGGTCGCAGCCGCGGAACGACTCCTCGAGCAGGGGCACCAGGTCCGCGGGCCCGCGCACCAGAGGTCCGGTGTCGCGCACTTCCGCGCCGGCGCGCGCGCCCAGTTCGAAGGCCGCGGCCAAGCGCACCGCCCGCGCCGGCCCCACGCCGCGCTCGCGGCACAGCAGGGCGGCGTCGAGGCGCGCGAGCGCGCCGAGACCGCCGTGTCGGTCCAGCAGCACCGCCGCCGTCGCGGCCGGCGCCGCGGCGCCGCCGGGTCCCATCACGAGGCTCAGGATCTCGCCGGGCGAGAGCGCCTTCGGACCGAGGCGCAGCAGCCGGCCGTGCGGACTGGAGACGTCCGTGGGCCCGACGGGGCGTGCGTGCGACGTCCTGTCGAGGGGCGATATCCGTATCTCTTTTGATTTGAACACTCTACCCCCACACGGGAGGTGGCGCCAATCTAGCACGGCCCCGGGAGGCGGGCAACCCTTTTTCGGGGCGCGTGCGGCCGTTTTCGCTTGTTCCGACCGGAATCGCGGCCTATCCTGCACGCGGCCCGCAGCCCCACCCGCAGGAGACCCGCATGCCCGCGTCCGCCGCCCCGCTCCCCATCCTCGTGCGCAAGTACGGCGGCTCCTCGCTGGCCTCGGTGGACCGCATCGGCGCGGTGGCCCGCGACCTGGCCGCCAAGCGCGCCGGCGGCTGCCGGCTGGTCGTGGTGGTCAGCGCGATGGGCCGCCACACCGACGAGCTGGAGCACCTGGCCCGGCAGGTCAGCCCGCAGCCGCCGCGCCGCGAACTGGACATGCTGCTGTCGGTGGGCGAGCGCGTCTCGATGTCCCTGCTCTCGATGGCGCTGGAGGTCTGCGGCGTGCCCGCGATCTCCCTGACCGGCAGCCAGTGCGGCGTGATCACCGACGAGAGCCACACCGAGGCCCTCATCCTCGAAGTGCGCGCCGACCGCGTGCGCGAGGCCCTGGACCGCGGCCTGGTCGTGGTGGTCGCCGGCTTCCAGGGCGTGAGCCGCCAGAAGGAGATCACGACCCTGGGCCGCGGCGGCAGCGACGCCACCGCCGTGGCGCTGGCCGCGGCCCTCGGCGCCGAGCGCTGCGAGATCCTCAAGGATGTCGACGGCGTCTTCACCGCCGACCCCCACCTCATCGAGGGCGCCCGCCGCCACGATGCGCTCACCTACGACGAGATGGCGGCCGTGGCCGAGGCCGGCTGCGAGGTCGTCCACCCGCGGGCCGTGGCCTACGCCCGCGAGCACGGCGTCCCGCTGTTCGTGGGCTCGAGCTTCCACGACAGCCCCGGCACGCTGATCGTCCCCGCCGCCCGCGCGGGCGACCGCGACGCCCCCGGCAACCCGCCCTCCCGGCTGCGGCCCCTGTCCCTGGTGGCGACCGACGACGTGGCGCTGCTCGACCTGGCCACCGACGACCCGGCGCGCTTCGCCCGCTGGCGCGACGCCGCCGCGGCCGCCTGCCGCGGCGACCTGTTCCTCGGCGAGTGGCTCGAGCAGGGCCCCGGGCGCTGCCGCTGGCGGGTGCTGCACCGCGCCGAGCCGCTGGCCCGCGTGCGCGACAGCCTCGCCCCCGACGTCGGCGGGCCCGGCGACGCCGTGCGTTTCCGTCGCGGCCTGACCTGCCTGGCCCTGGCCGGGCGCCCGCCCGCCAACTGGGTGACCGTCGCCGGCCAGGTCGGGGAACTGCTGGCCGCCCACGGCGTCGACGAGCCCGAGATCCTGGCCGACGGCGCCGTCCTGCGTCTGCTGCTGCGCCCCGAGGACGCC
The genomic region above belongs to bacterium and contains:
- a CDS encoding shikimate dehydrogenase (NADP+), which produces MDGTEGGILRLAPDGASWRRDGRPWTPPRPFYAVVGDPVGHSLSPRFQGAALRAAGLAFDYLAVEAGPRELAALFERDRDLGLRGWNVTTPHKAAAAALCARLTADAAAVAAVNTVRRRAGGWEGHNTDLGGIAALLAGLDFPVRDAVVVGAGGAGRAAALACLRAGARRVRLMTRSARTAAGLRRWCGTLAASAAARIEVPPPGRPLSALGLHPGAVVVDATPPGADLAAVLTPPPDVPLGLWLALNYGRGGPEPDAVAAAAGAGIDIARRLDGRRVLLEQGALAFAWWFGRAPDRAAMATALELPR
- a CDS encoding prolipoprotein diacylglyceryl transferase gives rise to the protein MHPQLFGIVKSYGLLLALSFLVGIWLSVRRGQARGFDRDTIMDLCFTVMISSLVGVRLFFVLTHLGDFRPWYRVFFIWEGGLTLYGGILLATAAVLWSCRRRRLPFLRVADALAPQVVLGIGLTRIGCFLNGCCYGRATDSALGVVFPPTCEAGAVSHGAPLHPTQLYASAAGFLVWGLLVLGDRRPFRDGVVFARFLLLYGIARALEDLLRAYEPGAVVAGVTVSQAISAALAMAGLALLIHVSRSGRRGRD
- the rodA gene encoding rod shape-determining protein RodA, with amino-acid sequence MKLTWPRNPGEGAWVIPAAYAGLCLFSLATLWSVTEGIHGPYEIMDPGVPKSIFWRQVVWVVIGWSVLLTVRNLPLPWIEQGTPVFYLLCVLLLAIVLVAAPVVQGARRWFDLGPMRLQPSEPAKIAVILILARLLAAFHAQEKRLVPVLLSLLLTGLPLLLVMREPDLGTSLVFAAIWIVAVFWYGLSWVLLLSLASPLLSAVFSFYAETVAGSPWPWGLYLLVLLAALTRARFRLLENLGLMAANIVTGLVTTFFWEGLHTYQQERILTFFDPARDQFGSGYQAIQSKVAIGSGGLFGTSYLQGTQKGLAFLPERHTDFIFSVVGEELGFIGAMLLVGLYLVIILRGLQIALEARRPFSSLLAVGVVTYFTFHVAVNICITTGLMPVTGLPLPVMSYGGSNMLTSAIMLGLLTNVGSRSFET
- the mrdA gene encoding penicillin-binding protein 2, producing MPHTRALQARILRAAILLLFGVIVVNLLVMQVVKHDEYESQSLENRQLRQRILAPRGRILDRDGRLLADNVYIADITVPNRCLGQAGPDSTLDKLLTWLRLPRYETLDRLAGEQAAGRPRLTLVANAAMPQIAVIEERGRELPGVKVETRSRRRYLDGPLFGHVIGYVGETLPGEIGEEDDPDGYKPGDWIGRDGIEAVYEERLRGQAGYTLQEVNAVGRVVGRREVELRPVRSGEDVVLTLSQALQDTLGAAMGENRGCAVVLALPSGEVLAAVSAPSYDPNVFTARISTKDWQALQSDPGHPFLNRLTQATYPPGSPYKIVTSLTALQNGVANPATSFAPCGGSYQFGNRSFRCWKREGHGGVDHTSALIHSCDVFYYQLGLRLNIDQLAVTARMLGLGASTGSPFRGEASGNVPDTAWYDKKFGSRGWSRGVMLNNAIGQGELLVTPLQMAVLTGRVATGLADLRPVFVRDPAPTSSPGLRALPIGAAHLDWVRRTMRQVVDVGTGTRARVRSIEVAGKTGTAENPHGEDHAWFVCFAPAILPEVAVVVILENGGHGGAVAAPVAGRWLNAYFAQKESPEVVAP
- the mreD gene encoding rod shape-determining protein MreD, which codes for MNRFLRTTSLLGLLALLGDTLLAPLLTFGHIGPDFSLIAVAILALAEGAFAGTVGGFVLGLVIDTASPDRLGLSSLSKSLAGFAAGRARARFNFGIPAVEGTTVAILALGHDALHLLVLSWTGRGAFLEPLFTAALPSALYTGLVAIPLIRAADLLGLLNRDD
- the mreC gene encoding rod shape-determining protein MreC, yielding MGLNLATHTRRNENLAVAVCAALSIGLLALPSADRIRVAGVLGTVLTGPYDRFAAFVADVGRVRRDNASLRAEVAALSVDREAAERLRRERDELRQALGLLDAAPADLVPCEVQRRRVAASASLILVRSVEAVAWERYQPVITVDGLVGRVHTPAGPSAAWVELLNSPGVGVSCQLVRTGLPGILHPREGDEFDLALVGRDEDVEIGDRVVTSDVGLLQGEAAVPQDALPRGLPVGVVVAVESPPEQLFKEIRVKSLASFSRLDVVFAVVGRGDWLTTVGARPDSAAAGTASPDSAFSDAAAAGVRP
- a CDS encoding rod shape-determining protein is translated as MFGNWGNFLNNDIAIDLGTANTLVYIKGKGIVLNQPSVVALEKSTGKVYAVGSEAKAMLGKTPDNIQAIRPLKDGVIADFEVTEYMLREFIRQAQKKRHFIAPRIVICVPSGITEVEKRAVRDSAKHAGAREVFLVAEPIAAAIGVGLPVEQPSGNMIIDIGGGTTEIAVIALNGIVCDTSIRVGGDEMDEAIVTYIKKNHNLLIGDQTAEHIKKTVGSAFKLRQEEEMEVKGLDQVTGIPKIQKVSTLEIREALQEPIQAIVDALKHALEQTPPELAADIKDRGIVMTGGGAMLRGLPDLLREHTDLPINLMDDPLYCVVLGTGKILDDFERYRAVVMKSTRD
- the radC gene encoding DNA repair protein RadC, translated to MFKSKEIRISPLDRTSHARPVGPTDVSSPHGRLLRLGPKALSPGEILSLVMGPGGAAAPAATAAVLLDRHGGLGALARLDAALLCRERGVGPARAVRLAAAFELGARAGAEVRDTGPLVRGPADLVPLLEESFRGCDREHFLALHLDARHRVTRVETVSVGCLDASLVHPREVFRGAVERGAAALIVAHNHPSGCAEPSRDDLELTSRLAACGRLLGIELLDHIVMGRGEHTSLREHGWPAEDRHNAPPPAARRR
- a CDS encoding aspartate kinase translates to MPASAAPLPILVRKYGGSSLASVDRIGAVARDLAAKRAGGCRLVVVVSAMGRHTDELEHLARQVSPQPPRRELDMLLSVGERVSMSLLSMALEVCGVPAISLTGSQCGVITDESHTEALILEVRADRVREALDRGLVVVVAGFQGVSRQKEITTLGRGGSDATAVALAAALGAERCEILKDVDGVFTADPHLIEGARRHDALTYDEMAAVAEAGCEVVHPRAVAYAREHGVPLFVGSSFHDSPGTLIVPAARAGDRDAPGNPPSRLRPLSLVATDDVALLDLATDDPARFARWRDAAAAACRGDLFLGEWLEQGPGRCRWRVLHRAEPLARVRDSLAPDVGGPGDAVRFRRGLTCLALAGRPPANWVTVAGQVGELLAAHGVDEPEILADGAVLRLLLRPEDASRLLQPLHDAYLAGDEA